The DNA segment CAGACTCATGCCCGTCGGAGCATTCGCTTAGCGAACGAAGTCGAAGATGCCCCAGTCGTCAACCTGCCAGGTGATCCAGCCGTTGGCGCGCTGGAGGCTCGCTGTGATGACGATCTCCTCATCCGTGGCCGTCGTCGCCGGGCAGCGGAGCTGCTGACCGATGTACAGCGGGGGTGTCGCCGGGCAGTTCACGTCCATCTGGCCGCCGATGCTGACGGCGGCGCGCTCGATGCTCGCCGAGGCCTCGTCGGCGAAGAGCTGGGGCAGCGTGGCGATGAGCAGGCCCGGCACCGCGAGCACCGAGGCGCCCACGAGACCGCTCAGGAGCAGGAAGACCGCGAGCGGCCCGTAGCCGGCGCCCGAGATGCGGCTGAGCGCGACGGCCCGAGCTGCGAGGTACAGCAGGGGCGAGGCGAAGGCCCAGAGCCAGCTGGCGGGGCGGTCGACCCCGCGGCGGCGCAGGCCGCGGTGGTCGAGCCAGGCCAGCACGATCGACACCGGGTACGGCGCGAGCCAGATGATCGCCATGAGGATCACCGACGGGCCGGTGGAGAACGCGGCGAGGACGAGCAGGCTGAGGAGCAGCTGCAGCATCGGGAACAGGGCGAGCGCCCACACCTCGACGCTCTGCAGGTGAGGGGCGGTGGTGCCGACCGTCTGGTGGGTGCCGCGGCGGCCCGGCTCTGCCGCCGAGATCGGCGACTCCGTCCAGGTCGAGGCATACGCCGGGGCACCG comes from the Microcella frigidaquae genome and includes:
- a CDS encoding DUF2510 domain-containing protein gives rise to the protein MSDDEYGRVPAGWYPDPLGLPQLRWWDNHAWTEHVSDARQPMMPSQPAAATIFADDEALSRRARRSAESAAADEQPIQQPTAAVLRQLAPPAEPGLADPALSAPSATAAQSASGQSAPAQSAPASAASAASAASAASAASAATAADAFAAAAFADLQQSGGSAPQPSMPWVPLQAQGGSAPQGYGSAPGYGSAPGYGSAPGLGSAPGAPAYASTWTESPISAAEPGRRGTHQTVGTTAPHLQSVEVWALALFPMLQLLLSLLVLAAFSTGPSVILMAIIWLAPYPVSIVLAWLDHRGLRRRGVDRPASWLWAFASPLLYLAARAVALSRISGAGYGPLAVFLLLSGLVGASVLAVPGLLIATLPQLFADEASASIERAAVSIGGQMDVNCPATPPLYIGQQLRCPATTATDEEIVITASLQRANGWITWQVDDWGIFDFVR